A genome region from Bordetella genomosp. 10 includes the following:
- a CDS encoding SDR family oxidoreductase — protein sequence MGGGAPGARFAGQTAYVTGAVGGIGSAIARALAAEGAAVGLIDRDPEGGARLQAELEAAGHRARYANADVQDFAACQAACDQLGAALGGADILVNNVGISPKTDGRALKVWEMPPKEWETVMAVNLNSVYYMAHLTTPHMVRRRQGRIINMSSVAGKAYCDIVAGHYAATKAALIGLTRHWAGELGEYGITVNGVAPGRIATPLLKSVPREINDAVAEITALRRLGTPEEVADACLFLASDQARFITGQVVDVAGGWLMT from the coding sequence ATAGGGGGCGGCGCGCCGGGCGCGCGTTTCGCCGGCCAGACGGCCTACGTCACGGGCGCGGTCGGCGGCATCGGTTCGGCCATCGCGCGCGCGCTGGCCGCCGAGGGCGCCGCCGTCGGCCTCATCGACCGCGATCCGGAAGGCGGGGCGCGGCTGCAGGCCGAACTCGAGGCCGCCGGCCATCGCGCGCGCTACGCCAACGCGGACGTGCAGGACTTCGCCGCCTGCCAGGCGGCCTGCGACCAACTGGGCGCGGCGCTGGGCGGCGCCGACATCCTGGTCAACAACGTCGGCATCTCGCCCAAGACCGATGGCCGTGCCCTCAAGGTCTGGGAAATGCCCCCCAAGGAATGGGAGACCGTCATGGCGGTCAACCTGAACAGCGTGTACTACATGGCGCACCTGACCACGCCGCATATGGTGCGGCGGCGCCAGGGGCGGATCATCAACATGTCCTCCGTCGCCGGCAAGGCCTATTGCGACATCGTCGCCGGGCATTACGCGGCGACCAAGGCGGCCTTGATCGGCCTGACGCGGCATTGGGCGGGGGAATTGGGCGAGTACGGCATCACCGTCAACGGCGTGGCGCCGGGACGCATCGCCACGCCCCTGCTCAAGAGCGTGCCGCGGGAGATCAACGACGCGGTGGCGGAGATCACCGCCTTGCGGCGGCTGGGGACGCCCGAGGAAGTGGCCGACGCCTGCCTGTTCCTGGCGTCGGACCAGGCGCGCTTCATCACCGGCCAGGTGGTGGACGTGGCGGGCGGGTGGTTGATGACCTGA
- a CDS encoding NAD(P)H-quinone oxidoreductase, which produces MSKFKYIDHGQGGAPDCMVLAEREWEQPGGRQVLIEVAYAGVNRPDCLQRAGAYPPPPGASPYLGLEVSGRVVAVGPDVRERKVGDTVCALTPGGGYAEYALADERHCLPVPKGMDLLAAACVPENYFTVWTNVFERAHLAKGEKFLVHGGSSGIGLTAIQLAHAFGAEVWTTVGNEEKAEACRKAGADHVILYKEQDFESAIKDGTGKRGVDVILDMVGGEYINKNLRCLAVEGRVVQIAFLEGAKAQIDATPIMVKRLTFTGSTLRPRSDDDKALIARALAERVVPLMEQGKCLPVIHKVFPLAEAAQAHALMESSRHIGKIAFKVQA; this is translated from the coding sequence ATGTCTAAATTCAAGTACATCGATCACGGCCAGGGCGGCGCGCCCGACTGCATGGTGCTCGCCGAGCGCGAATGGGAACAGCCCGGCGGACGCCAGGTGCTGATCGAAGTGGCGTATGCGGGCGTCAACCGCCCGGACTGCCTGCAGCGCGCCGGCGCCTATCCCCCGCCGCCGGGGGCGTCCCCCTACCTAGGCCTGGAAGTCTCCGGGCGCGTCGTCGCCGTCGGACCGGACGTGCGGGAACGCAAGGTGGGCGACACCGTGTGCGCGCTGACGCCCGGCGGCGGCTACGCGGAATACGCCCTGGCCGACGAACGGCATTGCCTGCCCGTGCCCAAGGGCATGGATCTGCTGGCCGCGGCCTGCGTGCCGGAAAACTACTTCACCGTCTGGACCAATGTGTTCGAGCGGGCGCACCTGGCCAAGGGCGAGAAATTCCTGGTCCACGGCGGGTCGAGCGGCATCGGCCTGACGGCCATCCAGCTCGCGCACGCGTTCGGCGCCGAGGTCTGGACCACCGTCGGCAACGAGGAAAAGGCGGAAGCCTGCCGCAAGGCCGGGGCCGACCACGTCATCCTGTACAAGGAACAGGACTTCGAAAGCGCCATCAAGGACGGCACCGGCAAGCGCGGCGTCGACGTGATCCTGGATATGGTGGGTGGGGAATACATCAACAAGAACCTCCGCTGCCTGGCGGTGGAGGGGCGCGTGGTGCAGATCGCCTTCCTGGAAGGCGCCAAGGCGCAGATCGACGCCACGCCCATCATGGTCAAGCGCCTGACCTTCACCGGCTCGACCCTGCGGCCCCGCAGCGACGACGACAAGGCGCTCATCGCCCGGGCCCTGGCGGAGAGGGTGGTGCCGCTGATGGAACAGGGGAAATGCCTGCCGGTGATCCACAAGGTGTTTCCCCTGGCCGAGGCCGCGCAGGCGCATGCGCTGATGGAAAGCAGCCGGCACATCGGCAAGATCGCGTTCAAGGTGCAGGCGTGA
- a CDS encoding ABC transporter ATP-binding protein, producing MLKVSKLRSGYGKTQVLDGLDFEVHAGEIVTLIGANGAGKTTTLKTLCGAMASTGGKVEFMGRDLTNRAPYDIVDAGITMIPEGRQLFPHFTVRDNLLMGSFKRAARAGAQRKMAEVLDIFPRVRERLGQLAGSLSGGEQQMVAIARGMMADPKLLMFDEPSLGLSPLLVQQMFDVIRQVTAVGVTVLLVEQNVFRTLRLADRGYVLENGAIVRSGTGPELLNDPHVKKAYLGH from the coding sequence ATGCTTAAAGTCTCCAAACTCCGCTCCGGCTACGGCAAGACGCAGGTGCTCGACGGCCTGGACTTCGAGGTGCACGCCGGGGAGATCGTCACGCTGATCGGCGCCAACGGCGCCGGCAAGACCACCACGCTGAAGACCCTGTGCGGCGCCATGGCCAGCACCGGCGGCAAGGTGGAATTCATGGGCCGGGACCTGACCAACCGCGCGCCCTACGACATCGTCGACGCGGGCATCACCATGATCCCCGAGGGGCGCCAGTTGTTTCCGCACTTCACCGTGCGCGACAACCTGCTGATGGGCTCGTTCAAGCGCGCCGCGCGGGCCGGCGCCCAGCGCAAGATGGCCGAGGTGCTGGACATTTTCCCGCGGGTGCGCGAACGGCTGGGCCAGTTGGCGGGGTCGCTCTCGGGCGGCGAGCAGCAGATGGTGGCCATCGCGCGGGGCATGATGGCGGATCCCAAATTGTTGATGTTCGACGAGCCTTCCCTGGGACTTTCCCCCCTGCTGGTCCAGCAGATGTTCGACGTCATCCGCCAGGTCACGGCCGTCGGCGTCACCGTGCTGCTGGTGGAACAGAACGTGTTCCGGACGCTGCGGCTGGCGGATCGCGGCTATGTGCTGGAAAATGGCGCCATCGTGCGCAGCGGCACCGGTCCGGAGCTGCTCAATGATCCGCACGTGAAGAAAGCCTATCTCGGACACTGA
- a CDS encoding branched-chain amino acid ABC transporter ATP-binding protein/permease: MFPDFRSPKAYVSLILLIAMFVVPALLDTPFWINLFVLLFVFSAMSVAWNIVGGYAGQLSLGHAVFYGIGGYTATLLTQNFGITPWIGMLAGAVISALVAVVISYPTLRLKGPFFALATIAILEVVRLLVIHEESWTGGSSGISLPLNIGWTWMVFREKLNYLIIAYGLFLVVLWVSWKIRKSRMGHYLIAIREREDAARAVGINTVNMKILAAVISAALTSIVGTFHITYLTFVDPGSAFSLDLSVQVAMFALIGGLGTVAGPIAGTFLVLPIAELARGWLSGAGNGMHGLVYGLILVGVVLTIPRGLAGALGPMVERMLDRLPYLGARRAAAVRAAAAPAAANDGQATPVLKAENLFKNFGGLRATNDVSLELGRNEILGVIGPNGAGKTTVFNLLSGFLSPDQGRVSLRDAGGAWVQCATPSQFARKGLGRTFQIAKPFTGLSVLENIMLGAFINTADRDEAERIAREVAERTHLTRFLHTEARNLTVGGMKRLEIARALATRPRILLLDEVMAGLNPTDIEEAIRMIRGIRDSGVSVLLIEHMMQATMALSDRIIVINEGSVLVSGKPRDVVEHPAVIEAYLGKDYQDA, translated from the coding sequence ATGTTTCCGGATTTTCGCAGCCCCAAGGCTTACGTCAGCCTGATCCTGTTGATCGCCATGTTCGTCGTGCCCGCGCTGCTGGACACGCCCTTCTGGATCAATCTCTTCGTGCTCCTGTTCGTGTTCTCGGCCATGTCCGTGGCCTGGAACATCGTCGGCGGCTATGCCGGCCAGTTGTCGCTGGGCCACGCCGTGTTCTACGGCATAGGGGGCTATACGGCGACCCTGCTGACGCAGAACTTCGGCATCACGCCGTGGATAGGCATGCTGGCCGGCGCGGTCATCTCCGCGCTGGTGGCGGTGGTGATCAGCTACCCCACCCTGCGCCTGAAAGGCCCCTTCTTCGCGCTGGCCACCATCGCCATCCTGGAAGTGGTGCGGCTGCTGGTCATCCACGAGGAAAGCTGGACCGGCGGCTCCAGCGGCATCAGCCTGCCGCTGAACATCGGCTGGACCTGGATGGTGTTCCGCGAGAAGCTGAACTACCTGATCATCGCCTACGGCCTGTTCCTCGTGGTGCTGTGGGTCTCGTGGAAGATCCGCAAATCGCGCATGGGCCATTACCTGATCGCCATCCGCGAACGCGAGGACGCGGCGCGCGCGGTCGGCATCAATACCGTCAACATGAAGATCCTGGCGGCGGTGATCTCGGCCGCGTTGACCAGCATCGTCGGCACCTTCCACATCACCTATCTCACCTTCGTCGATCCGGGCTCGGCGTTCTCGCTGGACCTGTCGGTCCAGGTCGCCATGTTCGCCCTCATCGGCGGCCTGGGCACGGTCGCCGGGCCCATCGCCGGCACCTTCCTGGTGCTGCCCATCGCCGAACTGGCGCGCGGCTGGCTGAGCGGCGCGGGCAACGGCATGCACGGGCTGGTCTACGGCCTGATCCTGGTCGGCGTGGTGCTGACCATCCCGCGCGGGCTGGCCGGCGCCCTGGGCCCCATGGTGGAGCGCATGCTGGATCGCCTGCCCTATCTGGGCGCCCGGCGCGCCGCGGCGGTCCGGGCGGCGGCGGCGCCCGCCGCCGCCAACGACGGACAGGCCACGCCGGTGCTCAAGGCCGAGAACCTGTTCAAGAACTTCGGCGGGCTGCGCGCCACCAACGACGTCTCGCTGGAACTCGGCCGCAACGAAATCCTCGGCGTCATCGGCCCCAACGGCGCGGGCAAGACGACGGTGTTCAATCTGCTGTCGGGCTTCCTGTCGCCGGACCAGGGCCGGGTCTCGCTGCGCGACGCCGGCGGCGCCTGGGTGCAATGCGCCACGCCCAGCCAGTTCGCGCGCAAGGGCCTGGGCCGCACCTTCCAGATCGCCAAGCCTTTCACCGGCCTGTCGGTCCTGGAAAACATCATGCTGGGCGCCTTCATCAATACCGCCGACCGCGACGAGGCCGAGCGGATCGCCCGCGAAGTGGCCGAGCGCACGCACCTGACCAGATTCCTGCACACCGAGGCGCGCAATCTCACCGTGGGCGGCATGAAGCGGCTGGAGATCGCCCGCGCCCTGGCGACGCGGCCGCGCATCCTGCTGCTCGACGAAGTCATGGCGGGGCTCAATCCGACCGACATCGAGGAAGCCATCCGCATGATCCGCGGCATCCGCGACAGCGGCGTGTCCGTGCTGCTCATCGAGCACATGATGCAGGCCACCATGGCCCTGTCCGACCGCATCATCGTCATCAACGAAGGCAGCGTGCTGGTCAGCGGCAAGCCGCGCGACGTGGTGGAACATCCCGCCGTGATCGAGGCCTACCTGGGCAAGGACTACCAAGATGCTTAA
- a CDS encoding branched-chain amino acid ABC transporter permease, protein MDILIQLIINGLLLGGAYAIISLGLTLIFGVVRVVNFAHGEFLMIGMYLVYLAASHFGIHPYVGLVPVALILFALGAATQRLVIQPLLNADEHIQIFATVGISTILLNLALVVFGANVLRAPVELGTDSISVGNYAMVTGQLITFLAALVLAVLLHLFMHRTYLGRALRAVAQHRYAAMLMGVNVKAVYVLAFGLGTAFVGIAAGLLAPQYPVFPTVGTYFVLTAFVIVVLGGMGSLYGAVAGSMIIGVVDTLAGYYIAPDLKEVVYFGIFLLILVLRPTGLFGVGTE, encoded by the coding sequence ATGGATATCCTGATTCAACTCATCATCAACGGCCTGTTGCTGGGCGGCGCCTACGCCATCATCAGCCTGGGCCTGACGCTGATTTTCGGCGTCGTGCGCGTGGTGAACTTCGCGCACGGCGAATTCCTGATGATAGGCATGTACCTCGTGTACCTGGCCGCCAGCCATTTCGGCATCCACCCCTACGTGGGGCTGGTGCCGGTGGCCCTCATCCTGTTCGCGCTGGGCGCGGCGACCCAGCGGCTGGTGATACAGCCCCTGCTCAACGCCGACGAGCATATCCAGATCTTCGCCACGGTGGGCATCTCCACCATCCTGCTGAACCTGGCCCTGGTGGTGTTCGGCGCCAACGTGCTGCGCGCCCCCGTCGAACTGGGCACCGACTCGATCTCGGTCGGCAACTACGCCATGGTGACCGGCCAGTTGATCACCTTCCTGGCCGCGCTGGTCCTGGCCGTCCTGCTGCACCTGTTCATGCACCGCACCTACCTGGGCCGCGCGCTGCGCGCCGTGGCCCAGCACCGCTACGCCGCCATGCTCATGGGCGTGAACGTCAAGGCGGTGTACGTGCTGGCCTTCGGCCTGGGCACGGCCTTCGTCGGCATCGCGGCGGGCCTGCTGGCGCCGCAATACCCGGTCTTTCCGACCGTGGGCACCTATTTCGTGCTGACCGCCTTCGTCATCGTCGTGCTGGGCGGCATGGGCAGCCTCTACGGCGCCGTCGCCGGGTCGATGATCATCGGCGTGGTCGATACGCTGGCCGGCTACTACATCGCGCCCGACCTCAAGGAGGTGGTGTACTTCGGCATCTTCCTGCTGATCCTCGTCTTGCGCCCGACCGGCCTGTTCGGCGTCGGCACGGAATAA
- a CDS encoding ABC transporter substrate-binding protein encodes MFKIRKIALALGACGVLASAAAHADIKVGALFPFSGALALLGQESFRGLELAVNEVNAAGGINGEKVEILKADAVDPNQAVSETKRLISSNVVGVFGSYASGISYAASPVTELAGVPYFELGATAHKITTRGYKYLFRTNPNTALYGVSVVNALHDIVAPGMGLNPKDIKIGIIHEDGPYGTDVAATEKQRAAELGYTVAEVLPYSAKTVDLSSLILRLKGAGVNVVLQTAYQNDAILYFNQAKAAGFKPKVVIGAGGGYSLADTAKAVGAGMNGVFDLDFPQSSINPAGAPGLDKFLQAYKAAYKSDPQSGHSLTNYVGAKVFLEAIANAKSTDKDKIRAAVLAYKKPAGQSANGWGFDFGEDGQNKASDFYIMQWQNGQLVTIAPSNLALGKPVFNK; translated from the coding sequence ATGTTCAAGATCAGGAAAATCGCCTTGGCGCTGGGCGCCTGCGGCGTGCTGGCCAGCGCGGCCGCGCATGCCGACATCAAGGTCGGCGCGCTTTTCCCCTTCAGCGGCGCGCTGGCCCTGCTGGGCCAGGAAAGCTTCCGCGGCCTGGAGCTGGCGGTCAATGAAGTCAACGCCGCCGGCGGCATCAACGGCGAGAAGGTCGAGATCCTCAAGGCCGACGCCGTCGATCCCAACCAGGCCGTGTCGGAAACCAAGCGCCTGATCTCCTCCAACGTCGTCGGCGTGTTCGGCAGCTATGCCTCCGGCATCTCCTACGCCGCCTCGCCGGTCACCGAGCTGGCGGGCGTGCCCTACTTCGAACTGGGCGCCACGGCGCACAAGATCACCACGCGCGGCTACAAATACCTGTTCCGCACCAATCCCAACACCGCGCTGTACGGCGTCTCGGTGGTCAACGCCCTGCACGACATCGTCGCGCCGGGCATGGGCCTGAATCCCAAGGACATCAAGATCGGCATCATCCACGAGGACGGCCCCTACGGCACCGACGTGGCCGCCACCGAGAAGCAGCGCGCCGCGGAACTGGGCTATACCGTCGCCGAGGTGCTGCCCTACTCGGCCAAGACGGTGGACCTGTCCTCGCTCATCCTGCGCCTGAAGGGCGCCGGCGTGAACGTGGTGCTGCAGACCGCCTACCAGAACGACGCCATCCTTTACTTCAACCAGGCCAAGGCGGCGGGTTTCAAGCCCAAGGTCGTCATCGGCGCGGGCGGCGGCTATTCGCTGGCCGACACCGCCAAGGCCGTGGGCGCCGGCATGAACGGCGTGTTCGACCTCGACTTCCCGCAATCCTCCATCAATCCCGCCGGCGCGCCCGGCCTGGACAAGTTCCTGCAGGCCTACAAGGCCGCGTACAAGAGCGACCCGCAGTCCGGCCACAGCCTGACCAACTACGTCGGCGCCAAGGTCTTCCTGGAAGCCATCGCCAACGCCAAGTCGACCGACAAGGACAAGATCCGCGCGGCAGTGCTGGCCTACAAGAAGCCCGCCGGCCAGTCGGCCAACGGCTGGGGCTTCGATTTCGGCGAGGACGGCCAGAACAAGGCCTCGGACTTCTACATCATGCAGTGGCAGAACGGCCAACTGGTCACCATCGCCCCCAGCAATCTCGCCCTCGGCAAGCCCGTCTTCAATAAATAA
- a CDS encoding SDR family oxidoreductase, whose product MFEDCSLRGRKVLITAGADGLGLEMTRLFHAAGASLLVCDINAARLDDLRRDLPGVATTVADVSDEASVARLFEQVGASLGGLDILINNAGVAGPTGFVEDLSKADWDRTLAVNITGQFLCARLAVPLLKTSTAGVMINLSSAAGHLGFAGRSAYSASKWAVVGFTKSLAIELGPHGVRVNAILPGAVEGPRIRAVIDAKARTLGRPVEEIATQYENQAVLGRMVTARDIANMVLFNASDAARSVTGQAIVIDGLTQKLY is encoded by the coding sequence ATGTTCGAGGATTGCAGTTTGCGTGGCCGCAAGGTGTTGATCACCGCCGGCGCCGATGGCCTGGGATTGGAGATGACGCGCCTGTTCCATGCCGCCGGCGCATCCCTGCTGGTGTGCGACATCAACGCGGCGCGGCTGGACGACCTGCGGCGCGACCTGCCCGGCGTGGCCACCACCGTGGCCGACGTCTCGGACGAGGCGAGCGTGGCCCGCTTGTTCGAACAGGTCGGCGCGAGCCTCGGCGGCCTCGATATCCTGATCAACAACGCCGGCGTGGCCGGGCCCACGGGTTTCGTGGAGGACCTGTCCAAGGCCGATTGGGACCGCACGCTGGCGGTGAACATCACCGGGCAGTTCCTGTGCGCGCGCCTGGCCGTGCCGCTGCTGAAGACGTCGACGGCGGGGGTGATGATCAACCTGTCGTCCGCCGCCGGCCATCTGGGCTTCGCGGGCCGGTCGGCCTATTCGGCTTCCAAGTGGGCGGTGGTGGGCTTCACCAAGTCGCTGGCGATCGAGCTGGGGCCGCACGGCGTGCGGGTCAACGCCATCCTGCCCGGCGCGGTGGAGGGGCCGCGCATCCGCGCGGTGATCGACGCCAAGGCCAGGACGCTGGGCCGGCCGGTCGAGGAGATCGCCACGCAGTACGAGAACCAGGCCGTGCTGGGACGCATGGTCACCGCGCGCGACATCGCCAATATGGTGCTGTTCAACGCCAGCGACGCGGCGCGCAGCGTGACGGGCCAGGCCATCGTCATCGACGGCCTGACGCAGAAACTCTATTGA
- a CDS encoding 3-hydroxyacyl-CoA dehydrogenase, whose product MGIAAIIGCGLIGQGWAIVFARAGWSVRMYDSDPAKAGEGRMLVARQLRTLRDHGLSGDPDAILARVALADTLETALAGVDYVQENSPEDLAVKQALFAQLDALAPATAILASSTSSIRASLFSREVPGQARCLVAHPVNPPYLVPVVEVCGAPWTAPETIAHCVAIMREVGQKPVVVRREIEGFILNRLQGALLQEALRLAEAGYASVEDIDATVKDGLGLRWAFMGPFETIDLNAPGGIADYCARYNGMYRSIGASQTGEPAWQGPAVQDLEAQRRERLPAADLHARRFWRDERLMQLLRHKQEAERKEGEERKECKERGA is encoded by the coding sequence ATGGGGATAGCCGCCATCATCGGCTGCGGCCTGATCGGGCAGGGCTGGGCCATCGTTTTCGCGCGCGCCGGCTGGTCGGTGCGCATGTACGACAGCGACCCGGCCAAGGCCGGGGAAGGGCGCATGCTGGTGGCGCGGCAGTTGCGCACCTTGCGCGACCATGGCCTGTCCGGCGATCCCGACGCCATCCTCGCGCGGGTCGCGCTGGCCGACACGCTGGAGACCGCCCTGGCGGGCGTCGACTACGTGCAGGAGAATTCGCCCGAGGACCTGGCCGTCAAGCAGGCCCTGTTCGCGCAACTGGACGCGCTGGCGCCGGCCACCGCCATCCTCGCCAGTTCCACGTCCAGCATCCGCGCCAGCCTGTTTTCGCGCGAGGTGCCGGGCCAGGCGCGCTGCCTGGTCGCCCATCCCGTGAACCCGCCGTATCTGGTGCCCGTGGTGGAGGTCTGCGGCGCGCCCTGGACCGCGCCGGAGACGATCGCGCATTGCGTCGCCATCATGCGCGAAGTGGGGCAGAAGCCGGTGGTGGTGCGGCGCGAGATCGAGGGTTTCATCCTCAATCGCCTGCAGGGCGCGCTGCTGCAGGAAGCCCTGCGCCTGGCCGAAGCCGGCTATGCCAGCGTCGAGGACATCGACGCCACGGTCAAGGATGGCCTGGGACTGCGCTGGGCCTTCATGGGACCGTTCGAAACCATAGACCTGAACGCGCCGGGCGGCATCGCCGACTATTGCGCGCGCTATAACGGCATGTACCGGTCCATCGGCGCCAGCCAGACCGGCGAGCCGGCGTGGCAGGGGCCGGCCGTGCAGGACCTGGAGGCGCAGCGGCGCGAGCGCCTGCCGGCGGCCGACCTGCACGCGCGCCGCTTCTGGCGCGACGAACGCCTGATGCAACTGCTGCGGCACAAGCAGGAGGCCGAGCGCAAGGAAGGCGAGGAACGCAAGGAATGCAAGGAGCGCGGGGCCTGA
- a CDS encoding 3-keto-5-aminohexanoate cleavage protein: MATKKKVVITCAVTGAIHTPSMSPYLPVTADEIAEAAIGAARAGAAILHLHARDPETGKPSQDPALFEPFLKRIKAETDAVVNITTGGSPHMTVAERMRPASTFKPEVASLNMGSMNFGLFPMLNRFKEFKHDWEREHLENSRSLIFRNTYQDIEDILTIGNANGTRFEFECYDISHLYNLKHFMDRGLIKSPPFIQSVFGILGGIGPDPEDLMHMRRTADRLFGTGGYEWSILGAGRAQIPLATMGAAMGSNVRVGLEDSLWIGPGQLAQSNRSQVERIRTIIEALNLEVATPDEAREKLGLKGGNNVAF, encoded by the coding sequence ATGGCCACCAAGAAGAAAGTCGTGATCACCTGCGCCGTCACCGGCGCCATCCATACGCCCAGCATGTCGCCGTACCTGCCGGTGACGGCCGACGAGATCGCCGAGGCCGCCATCGGCGCGGCCCGCGCGGGCGCCGCCATCCTGCACCTGCACGCGCGCGATCCCGAGACCGGCAAGCCGTCGCAGGATCCGGCGCTGTTCGAGCCCTTCCTCAAGCGCATCAAGGCCGAGACCGACGCCGTCGTCAACATCACCACGGGCGGCAGCCCGCACATGACGGTGGCCGAGCGCATGCGCCCGGCGTCGACCTTCAAGCCGGAAGTGGCGTCGCTGAACATGGGGTCGATGAATTTCGGCCTGTTCCCGATGCTCAACCGCTTCAAGGAATTCAAGCACGACTGGGAGCGCGAGCACCTGGAGAACAGCCGTTCGCTGATCTTCCGCAACACCTACCAGGACATCGAGGACATCCTGACCATCGGCAATGCCAACGGCACGCGCTTCGAGTTCGAGTGCTACGACATCAGCCACCTGTACAACCTCAAGCACTTCATGGATCGCGGCCTGATCAAGTCGCCGCCCTTCATCCAGTCGGTGTTCGGCATCCTGGGCGGCATCGGGCCGGACCCCGAGGACCTGATGCATATGCGGCGCACGGCCGACCGGCTGTTCGGGACGGGGGGCTACGAGTGGTCCATCCTCGGCGCCGGCCGCGCGCAGATTCCGCTGGCGACCATGGGCGCGGCGATGGGCTCGAACGTGCGCGTCGGCCTGGAGGATTCGCTGTGGATCGGGCCCGGGCAACTGGCGCAGTCCAACCGGTCGCAGGTCGAGCGCATCCGCACCATCATCGAAGCGCTCAACCTGGAAGTGGCCACGCCCGACGAGGCCCGCGAGAAGCTGGGCCTGAAGGGCGGAAACAACGTGGCGTTCTAG
- a CDS encoding glycerol dehydrogenase — protein MLKIFGGPSRYIQGPDAVARLGEAMALFGPHAALVIDSYVLDVHGARLRGLCEASGVATHVLPVEGEMTPASIQALCRRAAATPARAVVAVGGGKALDAGKAVARALHGHLVTVPTVASNDAPTSKNYVLYDEHHNLVAVEHMLFNPTMVIVDTALVATAPAHFFRAGLGDAISKKFEAAQCHAAGGPNMYGGASTLTAQLIADGCYRTLIDDGAAALSAAGSGQPTPAFERAVEAMILMSGLGFESGGLSIAHALTRGLPRIAGVGRAMHGLQVALGLLVQLDLERRDDRVLAGLEDWYAATGLPTTLKALGAGDIDDGQLRLAAELTLKARHAANFGHALTVDELAGALKRRAG, from the coding sequence GTGCTGAAAATATTCGGCGGCCCCAGCCGCTACATCCAGGGGCCGGACGCCGTCGCGCGTCTGGGCGAGGCGATGGCGCTGTTCGGCCCGCACGCCGCGCTGGTCATCGACAGCTACGTCCTCGACGTCCACGGCGCGCGGCTGCGCGGCCTGTGCGAGGCGAGCGGGGTCGCCACCCACGTCCTGCCGGTCGAAGGCGAAATGACGCCGGCCTCCATCCAGGCGCTGTGCCGGCGCGCCGCCGCCACGCCGGCCCGCGCGGTGGTGGCCGTGGGCGGCGGCAAGGCGCTGGACGCCGGCAAGGCCGTGGCCCGCGCCCTGCACGGCCACCTGGTCACCGTGCCGACGGTCGCCTCCAACGACGCGCCCACCAGCAAGAACTATGTGCTGTATGACGAGCATCACAACCTGGTGGCGGTCGAGCACATGCTGTTCAACCCGACGATGGTGATCGTCGATACGGCCCTGGTGGCGACCGCGCCCGCGCATTTCTTCCGCGCCGGCCTGGGCGATGCCATTTCCAAGAAATTCGAAGCGGCGCAGTGCCATGCGGCGGGCGGTCCCAATATGTACGGCGGCGCCTCCACGCTGACGGCGCAGTTGATCGCCGACGGTTGCTACCGCACGCTGATCGACGACGGCGCCGCGGCCTTGTCGGCGGCGGGCAGCGGCCAGCCCACCCCGGCATTCGAGCGCGCGGTCGAAGCCATGATCCTGATGAGCGGCCTGGGTTTCGAAAGCGGCGGCCTGTCCATCGCCCACGCCCTGACCCGCGGCTTGCCGCGCATCGCCGGCGTGGGCCGCGCCATGCACGGCTTGCAGGTGGCCCTGGGGCTGCTGGTTCAATTGGATCTGGAACGGCGCGACGACCGGGTGCTGGCAGGACTGGAGGACTGGTACGCCGCCACCGGCCTGCCCACCACGCTGAAGGCCCTGGGCGCGGGTGACATCGACGACGGGCAATTGCGCCTCGCCGCCGAACTCACGCTGAAGGCCCGCCATGCCGCCAACTTCGGCCATGCGCTCACCGTCGACGAACTGGCCGGCGCGCTGAAGCGGCGCGCCGGCTGA